One window from the genome of Nicotiana tomentosiformis chromosome 5, ASM39032v3, whole genome shotgun sequence encodes:
- the LOC138892416 gene encoding uncharacterized protein, whose translation MPNSQFTHLNVEAKFGHHGKNNNLVSSNEVPLVDPNGVPAADPVNANSQVAININLPTDLENSVRGGPRSTAREAPKGEGDGVSLRLIFEMLQAQQAAIVQLQNQSHAPNRVEPERSRESSQRDEQIIERPSEAEPVVNPKVMNMLEELTKRVESGEKKIQVNDNKVETYNSGVDQIPRAPPILNGPDSKRFIQKPFPLSAAPKPIPKIFCMPYIPKYNETTDPNEHVTSYRCVIKGDYLEEDEIESVLLKKFGKILSKGAMIWCHNLPPNSIDSFSMLADAFVKAHAGAIKVETRKLDLFKVKQRDNEMLREFVSRFQMKRMDLPPIADDWASFA comes from the coding sequence atgccaaactcTCAGTTTACTCACTTGAACGTTGAAGCTAAGTTTGGCCACCAtggcaaaaataataatttagtgtCGAGTAACGAGGTGCCTCTTGTCGATCCCAACGGTGTCCCAGCTGCCGATCCAGTCAATGCTAACTCGCAAGTGGCCATCAACATCAATTTGCCAACTGATCTCGAAAATAGTGTTCGCGGGGGACCTCGATCAACAGCTCGAGAAGCGCCCAAAGGAGAAGGTGATGGGGTAAGCCTACGGctaatcttcgaaatgttgcaggctcaacaggcggcgatagtGCAGCTGCAGAATCAAAGCCATGCCCCCAATAGGGTCGAGCCCGAACGATCTCGGGAAAGCTCTCAAAGAGATGAGCAAATTATCGAGAGACCAAGTGAAGCTGAGCCAGTGGTAAACCCCAAGGTGATGAATATGCTCGAAGAGTTGACAAAACGAGTGGAGTCGGGTGAGAAAAAGATTCAAGTTAATGACAATAAGGTTGAAACATACAACTCtggggtcgatcagatcccgaggGCACCCCCTATATTGAACGGACCAGACTCCAAAAGATTTATCCAGAAACCCTTCCCTCTGAGCGCGGCAccaaaaccgatcccaaagaTATTTTGTATGCCCTACATCCCCAAATACAATGAGACCacggatccaaatgagcatgtaacctcctacaGATGCGTAATCAAGGGGGACTATCTAGAAGAAGATGAGATCGAGTCGGTGTTACTGAAGAAGTTTGGGAAAATTTTgtccaagggagcaatgatatggtgtCATAACTTgcccccaaattccattgattcattttccatgcttgcagatgctttcgtaaaggcccatgccggggccatcaaggtcgagacaagAAAATTAGACCTTTTCAAGGTCAAAcagagggataacgagatgctcagggagttcgtgtcaaggttcCAAATGAAACGGATGGACCTACCACCGATTGCAGATGATTGGGcctcctttgcctaa